In the Terriglobales bacterium genome, TGAACATGCTGAACCTGAACATGTACGTCATCGGCGGCGGCGTCTCCGGCGCGTGGAGCGTTTTCAGCCCGGCAATGTTCGACGAGGTGCGCAAGCGCTCGATGGTCTATGCGGCGACGGCGCCCGCGGAACGGGTCACGCCGCCGGCAGGCGCCTCAGCGGAGGTGAGCACAGCACCGATGGGCCAGCCGACGATCATCACGCGCGCCCTGCTGGGCAGCGATGCCGGTCTTTACGGTGCGGCGCGGTTGCCGATGATTGCCAATGAGGCGAGGGAGCACGCGAGCGAGAGCGTACGCAAACGGGCGTGATTGTAGCGGCGGAGTTGATTCCGCCGCCCACGACGGAATGAATTCCGTCGCTACAGAAGACATGATTCTTGAAATTTAGTCCGCCGCGACCACTACTTTGCCCGCCACCTTCTTGAGCGTGGCCACACACTTGCGGTTCTGTTCCGGCGTGCCCACGGTGATTCGGACCGCCCGCGGCGCTCCCCAGTTCCCGGTCAGAGGGCGGATGATGATGCCGTCGTCCTGCATACGCTGCGCCAACGCCGCAGCATCCTCGCCGACGTCCACGTAAACGAAGTTGGCCCAGGTGGGCACGATGCGCAATCCCATCTCGGCGATCTTGGACGACAGGTAGTCCACGCCGGCGGCGTTGTTCTGCAGCGTCTTGCGGATGTGGTGTTCGTCCTCGATGGCGGCCAGGGCAGCGGCTTCGGCAACATTGGTGACCTGGAAGACGGTGCGCATGCGAGTGAAATAGGAAATCTGTTCCGCCGGCGCGATGCCGTACCCGATGCGCAACCCCGCCAAACCATGCGCCTTGGAGAACGTACGCAGGACCACGACATTGCGGCCGTCATGCACGTACTGCATGGAATGGGAATACTCGACGCCGCGCTCGCGAGCGAAGAACTCGGCGAAGTCGCAATAGGCTTCGTCCAGCACCACGCAGACATGCTCCGGAACCGCGGCCATGAAGCGGTCCAGCGCCTGCGGACGGAGAATCGTGCCGGTCGGATTGTTCGGGTTGGCGATATAGACGATGCGCGTCTGGTCATCGATCGCCGCCAGAATTCGCTCGAGATCGAATGTGTGGTCGCGCATAGGGACGCGAACCAGGCGTCCGCCGGCGGCTTCGGTCGCGATGGGATAAATGATGAACGAGCGCTCGCTGGTCACCGCATTCAGCCCCGGGGCCAGCAGCGTGCGCCCGGCCAAGACCAGAAACGCAGTCGAACCCGCGGTCACCAGAATATTTTCTGTGCCCACGCCGTGCAGCTTCGCCAGGTGCTGCCGGAGGGTTGTGACCTCGTTATCGGGATAAAGATTTACCTCTTCCGCCGCGCGGCGCAGGGCCGCGACCGCCAAGGGCGAAGGCCCGAAAGGATTTTCGTTGGACGCCATCTTGATGCAACGCACGCCGCTTTCCCTCTCAGCATCTTTGATGGGCTTACCGGGAACATAGCCGCCCAGGGCGCGTACATGTTGGGGAACTACTTTCTCAAATTTGCTCATCTGTGGCTCATGGCCTCTTCTATCATGCGTGCCCGCGGAGCGGCGATTGGCGAACCGGTTACCGCGGCGCGCGTTGCTTCACCGCCGCCTTAAGGCGTCCAATCTCGGCCGCCGTAAGCGGACGAAACTTTCCCGGCTCGACGTCCAGCTCCAGGGGGCCGTAGCGTACCCGCCTGATCTTTTCCACGTGATGGCCGACCTGCTCGAACATGCGCCGGATCTGCCGGTTGCGTCCTTCGATAAGCGTGACCTCATACCATGGATTCGCCGCTTCCTTGAGCAGGCGGATCCTGGCAGGCGCGGTCTTCGCACTTCGTTCCCTGGAGGGCGTGCGCGTCGCATCGCGCGAGGAGGAACGAAGTTCCTTCCGGACGCACATTCCGTCCTTGGGAGACGGGCGCAGCACGATCCCGCGCCGCAACTTCTCAATTGCCTCCTCCGACGGCTGCCCGCTCACTTTGACCAGGTACGTCTTCGGCACGTGCGAGGAGGCATGCATCAGGCGCTCGACCAGGGCACCGTCGTTGGTCATCAGCAGCAGGCCCTCGCTCAAGTAATCGA is a window encoding:
- the hisC gene encoding histidinol-phosphate transaminase; translation: MSKFEKVVPQHVRALGGYVPGKPIKDAERESGVRCIKMASNENPFGPSPLAVAALRRAAEEVNLYPDNEVTTLRQHLAKLHGVGTENILVTAGSTAFLVLAGRTLLAPGLNAVTSERSFIIYPIATEAAGGRLVRVPMRDHTFDLERILAAIDDQTRIVYIANPNNPTGTILRPQALDRFMAAVPEHVCVVLDEAYCDFAEFFARERGVEYSHSMQYVHDGRNVVVLRTFSKAHGLAGLRIGYGIAPAEQISYFTRMRTVFQVTNVAEAAALAAIEDEHHIRKTLQNNAAGVDYLSSKIAEMGLRIVPTWANFVYVDVGEDAAALAQRMQDDGIIIRPLTGNWGAPRAVRITVGTPEQNRKCVATLKKVAGKVVVAAD
- a CDS encoding pseudouridine synthase, giving the protein MSAERLQKIMAAAGIASRRHAEAMIAAGRVSVNGQIVSELGSKADPESDHIRVDGKLLRGPQRHVYFILNKPKGYVTTVTDPEGRPTVMNLVQGLGERVYPVGRLDYLSEGLLLMTNDGALVERLMHASSHVPKTYLVKVSGQPSEEAIEKLRRGIVLRPSPKDGMCVRKELRSSSRDATRTPSRERSAKTAPARIRLLKEAANPWYEVTLIEGRNRQIRRMFEQVGHHVEKIRRVRYGPLELDVEPGKFRPLTAAEIGRLKAAVKQRAPR